A genome region from Erigeron canadensis isolate Cc75 chromosome 3, C_canadensis_v1, whole genome shotgun sequence includes the following:
- the LOC122590649 gene encoding stem-specific protein TSJT1-like, which yields MLAVFGKMIANPPVELSLPFKGSGDLKTREEIASIFGLDQPDSTWYKFCNGDFMALSNQDEYATCPRSVVIDNIFCIFNGYLRNTCDLRRRYGLSRQATEAMVVVEAYKVLRDRAPYPADQVIKELDGKFSFVLYDAKAAKLFLARDRDGSAQLHWGVLADGSLVCSDDPKIVRKGCGDRYTPFPPGCLFKSEEGLISFDHPLNKVRGVVREDDEGFSTAVIFQVDLFTRLYSIPRSGSDANWSGITVVEGEN from the exons ATGTTGGCTGTTTTTGGGAAGATGATTGCTAACCCACCTGTGGAGTTGAGCCTTCCTTTCAAAGGAAGTGGAGACCTGAAAACAAGAGAAGAGATTGCTTCTATTTTCGGGTTGGACCAGCCTGACTCGACTTGGTACAAGTTTTGTAATGGGGATTTCATGGCTTTGTCTAATCAGGATGAGTATGCAACATGTCCAAG GTCAGTTGTTATAGATAACATATTTTGCATCTTCAACGGCTATCTACGCAACACATGTGACCTACGTCGAAGGTATGGGCTCTCAAGACAAGCAACAGAAGCCATGGTTGTTGTCGAAGCTTATAAAGTCTTAAGGGATCGAGCACCTTATCCTGCTGATCAAGTAATTAAAGAGCTTGATGGGAAGTTTTCTTTCGTCCTCTATGATGCTAAAGCGGCAAAACTCTTTCTAGCTCGG GACCGTGATGGATCTGCACAACTTCACTGGGGAGTGTTGGCTGATGGGAGTTTAGTATGTTCTGACGACCCCAAAATAGTGAGGAAAGGTTGTGGAGATCGATATACACCTTTTCCTCCAG GCTGTTTGTTCAAGAGTGAAGAAGGGTTGATCAGTTTTGATCACCCACTTAACAAAGTACGAGGGGTTGTGAGAGAGGATGATGAAGGATTCAGCACCGCTGTGATTTTCCAGGTGGATCTGTTCACTAGACTCTATAGCATACCACGTAGCGGTAGCGATGCAAACTGGTCAGGCATCACTGTTGTCGAAGGTGAAAACTAG